In one Dreissena polymorpha isolate Duluth1 chromosome 7, UMN_Dpol_1.0, whole genome shotgun sequence genomic region, the following are encoded:
- the LOC127838833 gene encoding MAM and LDL-receptor class A domain-containing protein 1-like, giving the protein MAPTCSLGDLRHTRKDKVADLVSDLIYPREELCMHIAINMYGATMGRIDILTKDYGSSTPNSTIASFNMVTSNNPVWTEKDVQIPDQGFYYVIIRAVVGSGFASGIAIDDIIFNTGKC; this is encoded by the exons ATGGCTCCTACCTGTTCACTGGGAGATCTTCGCCACACACGCAAAGACAAGGTCGCTGACCTCGTATCCGATCTGATCTACCCAAGGGAAGAACTATGTATGCACATCGCTATCAATATGTACGGAGCAACCATGGGGCGAATCGATATCCTTACAAAG GATTACGGTAGTTCAACTCCAAATTCCACCATTGCGAGCTTCAACATGGTGACCTCGAACAACCCGGTGTGGACCGAAAAAGACGTGCAGATTCCGGATCAGGGCTTCTACTACGTAATAATCCGCGCAGTCGTCGGGTCCGGCTTCGCTAGCGGCATAGCCATCGATGACATAATCTTTAATACTGGgaaatgctga
- the LOC127839796 gene encoding MAM and LDL-receptor class A domain-containing protein 1-like, whose translation MGLQGTPGPVHLDKKGASGTQGPTGATGTALDSDCICVKKMQLVGQNDVFLTVPENQPLKLDCQIIGQLQPTYSWSKQGSCVRSFNVTGSIVHVTDRVTMRDAGTYVCNASSGDNVLTQTCQVAVNRSGFEEKCDFENGNLCGWRQDTSDVFDWMFQSGSTQTANSGPSWDITTLG comes from the exons ATGGGACTTCAGGGAACCCCTGGTCCG GTTCACCTGGATAAAAAGGGAGCATCGGGCACTCAGGGCCCGACCGGGGCCACAGGTACTGCATTGGATTCCGACTGTATCTGCGTCA AGAAAATGCAACTGGTTGGTCAGAATGATGTTTTCTTGACCGTCCCAGAGAACCAACCTCTGAAATTGGACTGTCAGATCATTGGGCAGCTTCAGCCGACATATTCCTGGTCGAAACAAGGATCATGTGTGCGCAGTTTCAACGTTACGG GTTCCATAGTCCACGTGACAGATCGCGTGACGATGAGGGATGCCGGGACGTACGTCTGCAACGCGTCCAGTGGGGATAACGTCCTGACCCAGACATGCCAAGTGGCCGTAAACC GTTCTGGATTTGAAGAGAAGTGTGATTTCGAGAACGGTAATCTATGCGGCTGGCGTCAGGATACGAGCGATGTGTTTGATTGGATGTTCCAGTCTGGATCTACCCAAACCGCAAACAGCGGGCCTTCTTGGGATATCACAACTCTTG GTTGA